One Peromyscus leucopus breed LL Stock chromosome 2, UCI_PerLeu_2.1, whole genome shotgun sequence DNA window includes the following coding sequences:
- the LOC114710226 gene encoding ER membrane protein complex subunit 8 gives MPGVKLTTQAYCKMVLHGAKYPHCAVNGLLVAERQRPRKEHPPGAGAHTLFVDCIPLFHGTLALAPMLEVALTLIDSWCKENSYVIAGYYQANERVKDASPNQVAEKVASRIAEGFSDTALIMVDNAKFTMDCAAPTIHVYEHHENRWRCRDPHHDYCEDWPEAQRILASLLDSRSYETLVDFDNHLDDIRNDWTNPEINKAVLHLC, from the coding sequence ATGCCGGGCGTGAAGCTGACCACCCAGGCCTACTGCAAGATGGTCCTACACGGCGCCAAGTACCCGCACTGCGCCGTCAACGGGCTTCTGGTGGCCGAGAGGCAGAGGCCACGCAAGGAGCACCCGCCGGGCGCAGGCGCCCATACTCTCTTCGTGGACTGCATCCCGCTTTTCCACGGCACGCTGGCCCTGGCGCCCATGCTGGAGGTGGCGCTCACTCTGATTGACTCATGGTGCAAAGAGAACAGTTATGTGATCGCCGGCTATTATCAAGCTAACGAGCGTGTGAAGGATGCCAGCCCAAACCAGGTGGCAGAGAAGGTGGCCTCCAGGATCGCCGAGGGCTTCAGTGACACCGCACTCATCATGGTGGACAATGCCAAGTTCACGATGGACTGCGCAGCACCTACCATCCATGTGTACGAGCACCATGAGAACAGgtggagatgcagagatccacaccacGACTACTGTGAAGATTGGCCGGAGGCACAGAGGATCTTGGCATCACTCCTGGACAGCCGCTCCTATGAAACGCTTGTGGATTTTGATAACCATCTGGATGACATTCGGAACGACTGGACAAACCCTGAGATCAACAAAGCAGTTCTGCACCTGTGCTAG